The Lycium ferocissimum isolate CSIRO_LF1 chromosome 10, AGI_CSIRO_Lferr_CH_V1, whole genome shotgun sequence genome window below encodes:
- the LOC132032396 gene encoding nibrin homolog, giving the protein MVWGLFPVDPLPGEDNYYFFDKGTYKVGRKGCDVIVKKDKGVSRIHAEISIDEMSSLDHSLSNILSKVRIKDCSKNGTYLNKNVGSTEKVHEFPNKETMLKDGDLVSFGTGDATYRFSYVSFIFFICCPKNSNTNQLITMKVSSIGANITKKWSLDCSHVLVDDSFPVSEDLINAIVARKPLVQYSWLELIAGKNICTAIPSYSSHAPTLMLEGVSVKTVDPPSRKYCLKGYTFLLEPENEYKFQGRLQSLLEAGGANVSLAEVALEKSDHVICVVPAGSHIVECFPNLRSLPWVTEIDLVSAILSGYLDPSLVASPPDHFKKMIRVGPNTFGSGFRTGLKDRLHLKDFPAVDPDDYEAMPVEMFGMAYLRAFGHEVKLDKNTVVQSACRPARMGLGYIPPCLTVPRQVSEYGDELPSPSHDEE; this is encoded by the exons atggTTTGGGGACTTTTTCCAGTCGACCCACTTCCAG GTGAAGATAACTactatttttttgataaaggtACATATAAAGTGGGTCGAAAAGGATGTGATGTCATTGTCAAGAAAGATAAAGGAGTTTCAAGGATCCATGCAGAGATTTCAATTGATGAGATGAGTTCTTTGGATCATTCGTTGTCAAATATTTTATCTAAAGTACGCATAAAAGACTGCTCAAAGAATGGAACATATCTGAACAAGAATGTGGGCTCAACTGAGAAAGTCCATGAATTTCCCAATAAAGAAACAATGCTTAAGGATGGGGATCTAGTTTCATTTGGAACTGGTGATGCAACTTACAG ATTCTCTTACGTCtccttcatatttttcatttgctGCCCGAAGAATTCTAACACAAATCAACTTATTACAATGAAGGTGTCATCAATAG GTGCCAATATAACTAAAAAGTGGAGTTTGGACTGCTCACATGTGCTTGTAGATGACTCCTTTCCAGTGAGTGAGGATCTGATTAATGCTATTGTCGCTAGAAAACCCTTGGTTCAATATAGTTGGCTTGAG CTAATAGCAGGAAAAAATATCTGCACCGCTATTCCAAGCTACAGTTC TCATGCACCAACCTTGATGCTGGAAGGAGTGTCCGTGAAAACGGTCGATCCTCCGTCTCGGAAGTACTGTTTGAAAGGATATACATTTTTGCTAGAACCAGAAAACGAG TATAAATTTCAGGGCAGGTTGCAGTCCTTACTGGAAGCTGGAGGTGCCAACGTTTCTTTGGCTGAAGTG GCCTTGGAGAAAAGTGACCATGTGATATGTGTCGTTCCAGCAGGATCACACATCGTAGAGTGTTTCCCAAACCTTCGATCCTTGCCTTGGGTGACTGAGATAGATCTAGTTTCCGCGATTCTATCCGGATATCTAGATCCTTCTCTAGTCGCATCCCCACCGG atcattttaagaaaatgattCGTGTTGGACCCAACACATTTGGGTCGGGTTTTCGGACGGGTTTGAAGGACCGTCTACATCTGAAGGACTTTCCAGCGGTTGATCCAGATGATTATGAGGCCATGCCAGTCGAAATGTTTGGCATGGCCTACTTAAGGGCTTTTGGACACGAAGTGAAGCTTGATAAGAATACTGTTGTGCAATCTGCCTGCCGTCCAGCACGGATGGGCCTTGGATATATTCCACCCTGCCTTACTGTTCCCCGTCAG GTCTCGGAGTATGGAGATGAGCTGCCCAGCCCTTCCCACGATGAGGAATAG
- the LOC132034329 gene encoding uncharacterized protein LOC132034329 isoform X1 — protein sequence MKMVKLMVKAKEQTRCTSARLLLWNEELTRNQVSESEGLCVIIIRRKYMRLNPCECGSSDCDTLEDSCCSTVIPFELSRLLNKDSSLFRMLLAATLQFPSKNILQLTKSISTCLFTQFEFSQPPPPPPRPTYVIALEISHNLFIDYTSHAFVKLSALPWRPPVIPLFCRFEKEWDEEEELRTCARSLSTTDFMNDPYHGYYGVVLQCLYALREYTGEAGICPTKPPIAADVPKGLVELRAAPTLLHYQHNEDSRDLMDETCPVCYQDFKEKSQVITTNCLHEFHTKCLLSWLSKKNTCPTCRAVYPLHYSPSSSCRKRPDHNILEASI from the exons ATGAAGATGGTGAAGTTGATGGTGAAGGCGAAAGAGCAAACCAGGTGCACTTCGGCTAGGCTTTTGTTATGGAACGAGGAACTAACGAGGAATCAGGTATCAGAATCTGAAGGTCTGTGTGTGATTATAATTCGAAGGAAATACATGAGGCTTAATCCTTGTGAATGTGGTAGTTCTGATTGCGATACTTTGGAGGATAGTTGTTGCTCTACTGTCATCCCCTTTGAACTCTCAAGATTACTAAACAAGGATTCATCCTTATTTCGTATGCTTCTAGCTGCTACTCTTCAATTCCCCTCTAAAAACATTCTACAACTCACCAAATCTATCTCTACTTGCCTTTTCACTCAATTTGAGTTTTCTCAACCACCACCGCCACCACCACGACCTACATATGTGATTGCCCTTGAAATTTCACACAATCTCTTTATCGATTACACGTCACATGCTTTTGTTAAGCTGAGTGCTTTACCCTGGAGACCTCCCGTTATCCCGTTGTTTTGTAGGTTTGAAAAAGAGTGGGATGAGGAAGAGGAACTTCGTACTTGCGCACGTAGTCTGTCTACAACTGATTTCATGAATGATCCATATCATGGCTACTACGGTGTAGTCCTCCAGTGTCTCTATGCGTTAAGGGAATATACTGGTGAAGCTGGAATTTGCCCAACTAAACCACCTATTGCTGCAGATGTACCAAAAGGACTTGTGGAACTCAGAGCCGCTCCTACTCTCCTACACTACCAACACAATGAAGATAGCAGAGATCTAATGGACGAAACTTGCCCCGTTTGCTATCaagattttaaagaaaagaGTCAGGTGATTACAACTAATTGTTTGCACGAATTTCATACTAAGTGTCTACTATCATGGCTATCAAAGAAAAATACGTGCCCAACTTGTCGAGCTGTTTATCCTTTGCATTATTCGCCCTCTTCCAGCTGCCGTAAACGTCCTGACCACAACATATTGGAG GCTAGCATTTAA
- the LOC132034329 gene encoding uncharacterized protein LOC132034329 isoform X4 yields the protein MKMVKLMVKAKEQTRCTSARLLLWNEELTRNQVSESEGLCVIIIRRKYMRLNPCECGSSDCDTLEDSCCSTVIPFELSRLLNKDSSLFRMLLAATLQFPSKNILQLTKSISTCLFTQFEFSQPPPPPPRPTYVIALEISHNLFIDYTSHAFVKLSALPWRPPVIPLFCRFEKEWDEEEELRTCARSLSTTDFMNDPYHGYYGVVLQCLYALREYTGEAGICPTKPPIAADVPKGLVELRAAPTLLHYQHNEDSRDLMDETCPVCYQDFKEKSQAY from the exons ATGAAGATGGTGAAGTTGATGGTGAAGGCGAAAGAGCAAACCAGGTGCACTTCGGCTAGGCTTTTGTTATGGAACGAGGAACTAACGAGGAATCAGGTATCAGAATCTGAAGGTCTGTGTGTGATTATAATTCGAAGGAAATACATGAGGCTTAATCCTTGTGAATGTGGTAGTTCTGATTGCGATACTTTGGAGGATAGTTGTTGCTCTACTGTCATCCCCTTTGAACTCTCAAGATTACTAAACAAGGATTCATCCTTATTTCGTATGCTTCTAGCTGCTACTCTTCAATTCCCCTCTAAAAACATTCTACAACTCACCAAATCTATCTCTACTTGCCTTTTCACTCAATTTGAGTTTTCTCAACCACCACCGCCACCACCACGACCTACATATGTGATTGCCCTTGAAATTTCACACAATCTCTTTATCGATTACACGTCACATGCTTTTGTTAAGCTGAGTGCTTTACCCTGGAGACCTCCCGTTATCCCGTTGTTTTGTAGGTTTGAAAAAGAGTGGGATGAGGAAGAGGAACTTCGTACTTGCGCACGTAGTCTGTCTACAACTGATTTCATGAATGATCCATATCATGGCTACTACGGTGTAGTCCTCCAGTGTCTCTATGCGTTAAGGGAATATACTGGTGAAGCTGGAATTTGCCCAACTAAACCACCTATTGCTGCAGATGTACCAAAAGGACTTGTGGAACTCAGAGCCGCTCCTACTCTCCTACACTACCAACACAATGAAGATAGCAGAGATCTAATGGACGAAACTTGCCCCGTTTGCTATCaagattttaaagaaaagaGTCAG GCTTATTAG
- the LOC132034329 gene encoding uncharacterized protein LOC132034329 isoform X2: MKMVKLMVKAKEQTRCTSARLLLWNEELTRNQVSESEGLCVIIIRRKYMRLNPCECGSSDCDTLEDSCCSTVIPFELSRLLNKDSSLFRMLLAATLQFPSKNILQLTKSISTCLFTQFEFSQPPPPPPRPTYVIALEISHNLFIDYTSHAFVKLSALPWRPPVIPLFCRFEKEWDEEEELRTCARSLSTTDFMNDPYHGYYGVVLQCLYALREYTGEAGICPTKPPIAADVPKGLVELRAAPTLLHYQHNEDSRDLMDETCPVCYQDFKEKSQVITTNCLHEFHTKCLLSWLSKKNTCPTCRAVYPLHYSPSSSCRKRPDHNILEAY, encoded by the exons ATGAAGATGGTGAAGTTGATGGTGAAGGCGAAAGAGCAAACCAGGTGCACTTCGGCTAGGCTTTTGTTATGGAACGAGGAACTAACGAGGAATCAGGTATCAGAATCTGAAGGTCTGTGTGTGATTATAATTCGAAGGAAATACATGAGGCTTAATCCTTGTGAATGTGGTAGTTCTGATTGCGATACTTTGGAGGATAGTTGTTGCTCTACTGTCATCCCCTTTGAACTCTCAAGATTACTAAACAAGGATTCATCCTTATTTCGTATGCTTCTAGCTGCTACTCTTCAATTCCCCTCTAAAAACATTCTACAACTCACCAAATCTATCTCTACTTGCCTTTTCACTCAATTTGAGTTTTCTCAACCACCACCGCCACCACCACGACCTACATATGTGATTGCCCTTGAAATTTCACACAATCTCTTTATCGATTACACGTCACATGCTTTTGTTAAGCTGAGTGCTTTACCCTGGAGACCTCCCGTTATCCCGTTGTTTTGTAGGTTTGAAAAAGAGTGGGATGAGGAAGAGGAACTTCGTACTTGCGCACGTAGTCTGTCTACAACTGATTTCATGAATGATCCATATCATGGCTACTACGGTGTAGTCCTCCAGTGTCTCTATGCGTTAAGGGAATATACTGGTGAAGCTGGAATTTGCCCAACTAAACCACCTATTGCTGCAGATGTACCAAAAGGACTTGTGGAACTCAGAGCCGCTCCTACTCTCCTACACTACCAACACAATGAAGATAGCAGAGATCTAATGGACGAAACTTGCCCCGTTTGCTATCaagattttaaagaaaagaGTCAGGTGATTACAACTAATTGTTTGCACGAATTTCATACTAAGTGTCTACTATCATGGCTATCAAAGAAAAATACGTGCCCAACTTGTCGAGCTGTTTATCCTTTGCATTATTCGCCCTCTTCCAGCTGCCGTAAACGTCCTGACCACAACATATTGGAG GCTTATTAG
- the LOC132034329 gene encoding uncharacterized protein LOC132034329 isoform X3 codes for MKMVKLMVKAKEQTRCTSARLLLWNEELTRNQVSESEGLCVIIIRRKYMRLNPCECGSSDCDTLEDSCCSTVIPFELSRLLNKDSSLFRMLLAATLQFPSKNILQLTKSISTCLFTQFEFSQPPPPPPRPTYVIALEISHNLFIDYTSHAFVKLSALPWRPPVIPLFCRFEKEWDEEEELRTCARSLSTTDFMNDPYHGYYGVVLQCLYALREYTGEAGICPTKPPIAADVPKGLVELRAAPTLLHYQHNEDSRDLMDETCPVCYQDFKEKSQKVLASYY; via the exons ATGAAGATGGTGAAGTTGATGGTGAAGGCGAAAGAGCAAACCAGGTGCACTTCGGCTAGGCTTTTGTTATGGAACGAGGAACTAACGAGGAATCAGGTATCAGAATCTGAAGGTCTGTGTGTGATTATAATTCGAAGGAAATACATGAGGCTTAATCCTTGTGAATGTGGTAGTTCTGATTGCGATACTTTGGAGGATAGTTGTTGCTCTACTGTCATCCCCTTTGAACTCTCAAGATTACTAAACAAGGATTCATCCTTATTTCGTATGCTTCTAGCTGCTACTCTTCAATTCCCCTCTAAAAACATTCTACAACTCACCAAATCTATCTCTACTTGCCTTTTCACTCAATTTGAGTTTTCTCAACCACCACCGCCACCACCACGACCTACATATGTGATTGCCCTTGAAATTTCACACAATCTCTTTATCGATTACACGTCACATGCTTTTGTTAAGCTGAGTGCTTTACCCTGGAGACCTCCCGTTATCCCGTTGTTTTGTAGGTTTGAAAAAGAGTGGGATGAGGAAGAGGAACTTCGTACTTGCGCACGTAGTCTGTCTACAACTGATTTCATGAATGATCCATATCATGGCTACTACGGTGTAGTCCTCCAGTGTCTCTATGCGTTAAGGGAATATACTGGTGAAGCTGGAATTTGCCCAACTAAACCACCTATTGCTGCAGATGTACCAAAAGGACTTGTGGAACTCAGAGCCGCTCCTACTCTCCTACACTACCAACACAATGAAGATAGCAGAGATCTAATGGACGAAACTTGCCCCGTTTGCTATCaagattttaaagaaaagaGTCAG AAAGTCCTTGCAAgctattattaa
- the LOC132035026 gene encoding uncharacterized protein LOC132035026, giving the protein MSANTETTSQDVPSVSSQGAEPTSQPKGKTAVEPTALDIVPNKPNYNKEFEVEKPSPVADRGVGVAPSVESVPEEEASVPPFPSAGEGPSAPALHTGGEEVLYPTPLRSIEYVDISGDASSEETPLQRTRRAGLDSTAEAEQRVEPVPETEAPQDTGSLPAGDPASTSEAPAPTEAAGAVPASPTPASRSDNFDDMFSDTPPATGEAAGFGHLPIPRVTRAASRSTETGSRDSLSVVLVNEAFIRAQQEVDDLKGQLDAQGRETEKFQHLLQVKEDQLNRAAALSNLQPELEAAKAENLRLKDELAGMVEKNRLLEADKVGLSQDNALFSSRLGELEATISQLRRELDSVKTDAVNMAERHRLLESENAEYKDKLRVFVQKAEDRARICDELKTKFEETAEANDLLKAELESATQVQRILDVERSELVDKLAQAEADLAEALKSVEAAEAHTTIAVEYERWKSRRATLEQAQQGFGDLPALILEAKKIEEEAKRALDTDSEDSERTVSERSGSSCTG; this is encoded by the exons atgtctgccaacaccgaaacCACCTCCCAGGATGTTCCCTCGGTTTCTTCTCAAGGAGCCGAGCCAACCTCACAACCCAAGGGTAAAACCGCCGTTGAGCCCACTGCTTTGGATATAGTACCGAACAAACCCAACTACAACAAAGAATTTGAAGTTGAGAAGCCTTCTCCGGTTGCCGATAGAGG GGTCGGTGTGGCCCCCTCCGTCGAGTCTGTTCCGGAGGAAGAAGCCTCCGTTCCGCCATTTCCTTCAGCCGGGGAAGGACCTTCAGCTCCGGCTCTGCACACAGGTGGGGAAGAAGTTCTTTACCCGACTCCTCTAAGGTCAATTGAATATGTTGACATTTCAGGTGATGCTTCATCTGAGGAGACTCCCCTGCAAAGGACTAGAAGAGCCGGGCTCGACTCGACTGCTGAGGCCGAACAGAGAGTTGAGCCGGTCCCTGAGACCGAGGCTCCACAGGATACCGGCTCACTGCCCGCTGGGGACCCAGCTTCAACATCCGAGGCACCTGCTCCTACCGAGGCTGCTGGTGCTGTTCCGGCTTCCCCAACTCCAGCTTCGAGGTCGGATAACTTTGATGATATGTTCTCGGATACTCCTCCTGCAACCGGGGAAGCTGCCGGTTTCGGACATCTCCCTATCCCTCGAGTCACGAGGGCAGCTAGTCGGTCCACCGAAACTGGTTCAAGAGATAGCCTG AGTGTGGTGCTCGTCAATGAAGCCTTCATCCGTGCTCAGCAAGAGGTTGACGACCTTAAGGGCCAGCTGGATGCCCAGGGTCGGGAAACGGAGAAGTTCCAGCATCTTTTGCAAGTGAAGGAGGATCAATTGAACCGGGCAGCTGCCCTTTCCAACCTTCAACCCGAGCTCGAGGCAGCGAAGGCCGAAAATCTTCGATTAAAGGATGAGTTGGCCGGAATGGTCGAAAAGAACCGGCTCCTGGAAGCGGACAAGGTCGGCCTTAGCCAAGATAATGCTCTTTTTTCTTCGAGGCTTGGAGAACTCGAGGCCACTATCTCTCAACTTCGGAGAGAGCTTGACTCGGTCAAGACTGATGCCGTGAACATGGCCGAGAGGCATCGGCTGCTTGAATCCGAGAATGCTGAGTACAAGGACAAGTTGAGGGTATTTGTGCAGAAAGCCGAGGATAGAGCCCGGATATGCGACGAGCTCAAAACCAAATTCGAGGAGACAGCCGAGGCCAATGACCTCCTGAAGGCCGAGCTCGAGTCGGCTACTCAAGTTCAAAGAATCCTCGATGTCGAGAGATCCGAATTGGTGGACAAATTGGCCCAGGCTGAGGCCGACTTGGCAGAAGCCCTTAAGAGTGTGGAAGCTGCCGAGGCTCATACCACGATTGCGGTGGAGTATGAGCGGTGGAAGTCCCGGAGGGCCACCCTCGAGCAAGCTCAACAAGGTTTTGGGGACCTCCCGGCCCTGATACTCGAAGCCAAAAAGATCGAGGAAGAAGCCAAGAGAGCCCTCGATACCGATTCCGAGGATTCCGAGCGGACAGTATCCGAGCGTTCCGGTTCCAGCTGCACCGGATAG